A single region of the bacterium genome encodes:
- a CDS encoding YcaO-like family protein, whose translation MLSAVVAELDQADAADTLDSAGRLTTPLAGVLGALGAIPMPPDEPNVVCVAAAGTDSARTALPDGRRSFVISASGVGLGHDLAAARAVGEVLERYSASFADRADIVEATWHEVGGPHPDAYALFSAEQWQDGLPYARFEEDTVLEWVAAQNLTKGGTAWVPAKRVFLVERAEPWLANIGPAISTGLACARTRSAALLAALLEVVERDAFALTWWRRLPTAPILLPRSGPLASIVRDRFERSGLTFLARLLPTDLGISVALVVVLDPKANSSVAAVGAAARLDPAAALLKALLEAVQTRTWLRQMGGGTGFDPGVDFANVRRFSDHVRLYGQPQSLAYLDFLEDSAATPVSLEDLHDESRSPDVDLGYCLERLERRGLQALAVDLTTPDLAECGFVTARVLVPGLLDIAPSHAHRFLGYSRLWEVPERLGLVGRGALNPYPHPFP comes from the coding sequence ATGCTCAGTGCAGTTGTAGCCGAACTCGACCAAGCGGACGCCGCCGACACTCTGGACAGTGCCGGTCGCCTGACGACCCCGTTGGCAGGCGTCCTCGGAGCGCTGGGTGCGATTCCCATGCCGCCTGACGAGCCGAACGTGGTCTGCGTGGCCGCGGCCGGTACCGATTCCGCCCGCACCGCGCTGCCCGACGGTCGCCGCTCGTTCGTCATCTCCGCCAGCGGCGTGGGACTCGGACATGACCTCGCCGCGGCCAGGGCCGTTGGCGAGGTGCTCGAGAGGTACTCCGCATCGTTTGCAGATCGGGCTGATATCGTGGAGGCCACCTGGCACGAGGTGGGTGGTCCTCACCCTGATGCCTACGCGCTGTTCTCGGCCGAGCAGTGGCAGGACGGGCTGCCCTATGCCAGGTTCGAGGAGGACACCGTCCTTGAGTGGGTGGCCGCGCAGAACCTAACTAAGGGCGGGACGGCATGGGTGCCGGCAAAGAGGGTGTTCCTTGTGGAGCGGGCGGAGCCGTGGCTTGCCAACATCGGCCCCGCGATCTCAACCGGACTGGCGTGCGCCCGCACCCGGAGCGCGGCCCTGCTGGCGGCACTTCTCGAGGTCGTGGAACGGGACGCCTTCGCCCTCACCTGGTGGCGGCGCCTGCCGACGGCCCCGATTCTCCTGCCGCGTTCTGGTCCCCTGGCTTCCATCGTACGCGATCGGTTTGAGCGCAGCGGGCTCACGTTCCTCGCCAGATTGCTGCCGACCGACCTCGGGATCAGCGTTGCTCTGGTCGTCGTGCTCGATCCCAAGGCCAATTCCAGCGTCGCGGCCGTCGGTGCGGCCGCGCGTCTCGACCCGGCGGCTGCGCTGCTAAAGGCGCTTCTGGAGGCGGTCCAAACCCGTACCTGGCTTCGACAGATGGGCGGAGGCACGGGCTTCGATCCCGGAGTGGACTTCGCGAACGTCAGGCGGTTCTCCGATCACGTACGCCTGTACGGTCAGCCGCAATCGCTGGCCTACCTGGACTTCCTGGAGGACTCTGCCGCGACTCCTGTCAGCCTGGAGGATCTCCATGACGAGAGCCGCTCTCCCGACGTGGATCTGGGGTACTGCCTTGAGCGCCTCGAACGGCGAGGCCTGCAGGCGCTCGCAGTTGACCTGACCACGCCGGACCTGGCGGAGTGCGGGTTCGTGACAGCCAGGGTGCTCGTGCCCGGTCTGCTGGACATCGCACCCTCGCATGCCCACCGTTTCCTGGGATACTCGCGCCTCTGGGAGGTGCCGGAGCGCCTGGGCTTGGTGGGAAGGGGTGCGCTCAACCCGTACCCACATCCGTTTCCTTGA
- a CDS encoding ABC transporter ATP-binding protein, with the protein MANGLVIQVKGLCRRYGRVVALDGLDLEVGAGEVFGLLGRNGAGKTTTIETLVGLQRPDAGWTRVLGLDPLKEGLRLKQRIGVQLQEAVFHPYLKLGEALEFLGAFYPRRVETRRLLARTGLTGQAGMMYGHLSGGQRRRFLLALALVGEPELLVLDEPTAGLDAHARQDLWALIREARAEGRTVLLATHHLDEAESLCGRVAILHHGRLLAQGTPSELVGGGHACLEAAFLALTCDTPTPEDLR; encoded by the coding sequence GTGGCTAACGGGCTGGTGATCCAGGTTAAAGGCCTGTGCAGACGGTACGGCCGTGTCGTGGCTCTGGACGGGCTCGACCTGGAGGTCGGAGCAGGTGAGGTATTCGGACTCCTCGGACGCAACGGCGCGGGCAAGACCACCACCATCGAGACCCTGGTTGGGTTGCAGCGACCCGATGCCGGATGGACCCGCGTGCTGGGGCTCGATCCCCTGAAGGAGGGGTTGCGCCTGAAGCAACGCATCGGGGTGCAGTTGCAGGAGGCGGTCTTCCACCCCTATTTGAAGCTGGGCGAGGCGCTGGAGTTCCTCGGTGCCTTCTACCCGCGGCGGGTTGAGACACGGCGGTTGCTGGCCAGAACCGGGCTGACTGGCCAGGCCGGGATGATGTATGGGCATCTCTCCGGTGGCCAGAGGCGGCGGTTTCTGCTGGCGCTCGCCCTGGTCGGCGAGCCCGAGCTACTGGTTCTGGACGAACCCACGGCAGGACTCGATGCCCACGCGCGCCAGGATCTGTGGGCGCTCATTCGGGAGGCCCGGGCCGAAGGCCGTACGGTGCTCCTGGCCACACACCACCTGGACGAGGCCGAGAGCCTGTGCGGTCGGGTGGCCATCCTCCACCACGGCAGGCTGTTGGCGCAGGGCACTCCGTCGGAGTTGGTAGGGGGGGGCCACGCCTGCCTCGAAGCGGCTTTCCTGGCGCTGACCTGCGATACGCCAACGCCAGAGGACCTCCGGTGA
- a CDS encoding SagB/ThcOx family dehydrogenase, whose protein sequence is MALEPCMIPEHPLWEVFHESSKWKPSDWAEVSRRAAAHARAGGPAPARPRRGPLLTLPVPASGAGMGVGLDAALRRRRSAREFAGLPLDLEEAGTLLWAAAGMIAAGGSGLHARRTVPSAGACYPIDAYFWFPIPPGGVHPGPYYYDANAHSAALVTLDPPESSLSDLLTASAFPALIEHAGLLIVLAGVFARTTDKYGARGYRFVLLEAGHAAQNIYLAAAALGLGAVALGGLDDAMLDALLGLDGARTSVLYAVAVGRIPGDCPGKQGDGEGG, encoded by the coding sequence ATGGCGCTTGAACCTTGCATGATACCCGAACATCCCCTGTGGGAGGTCTTTCATGAGAGCAGCAAATGGAAGCCGTCGGACTGGGCCGAGGTCTCACGGCGTGCCGCGGCCCACGCCAGGGCAGGAGGACCTGCTCCTGCGCGGCCGCGCCGCGGTCCGCTGCTGACTCTGCCGGTGCCGGCGTCCGGAGCCGGCATGGGCGTCGGGCTGGATGCCGCCCTGCGCCGCCGCAGGTCCGCTCGCGAGTTTGCCGGACTCCCACTCGATCTGGAGGAGGCCGGGACACTGCTCTGGGCGGCGGCCGGCATGATCGCTGCCGGTGGGAGCGGCCTCCACGCGCGGCGGACTGTTCCCTCGGCCGGCGCCTGCTATCCAATTGACGCGTACTTCTGGTTCCCCATTCCCCCAGGAGGGGTCCATCCTGGTCCCTACTACTACGACGCCAACGCTCACAGCGCGGCGCTGGTGACCCTTGACCCCCCGGAGTCGAGTCTGAGCGATCTCCTGACTGCCTCTGCCTTTCCTGCGCTCATCGAGCACGCCGGTCTACTGATCGTTCTGGCAGGCGTCTTCGCGCGGACCACGGACAAGTACGGGGCCAGGGGCTACCGGTTTGTGCTCCTCGAGGCCGGGCACGCCGCCCAGAACATTTACCTGGCGGCTGCGGCGCTGGGCCTCGGCGCGGTCGCTTTGGGCGGGCTTGACGACGCCATGCTGGATGCGCTGCTGGGGCTCGACGGGGCGCGTACCAGCGTCCTCTACGCGGTTGCCGTGGGACGGATCCCCGGAGACTGCCCGGGGAAGCAGGGAGACGGGGAAGGTGGCTAA